A genomic segment from Yimella sp. cx-51 encodes:
- a CDS encoding glycosyltransferase family 4 protein produces the protein MREYLLVCVVAATITFLATPAVRWLAVRFGAVTPVRGRDVHSIPVPRLGGVAMLIGFGGSALVASQLPYLSQLFNTPELVGVLIGALIITGIGAIDDFIELDAVTKFAGQMIAAGVMAFAGVQLATVPYGGAITYLPQAILVPLTIFVVIATTNAVNFADGLDGLAAGMVAIAAAAFFVWVYTASPPNFDPPTVFSTPAFILAALVGCCAGFLPHNFHPAKLFMGDAGALLLGLLLAAATISFTGNFDPSNTPQRSSALVAFWLPIALPLSILAVPILDVILAIRRRGLKFWKPDAKHLHHKMLSIGHPHRQAVLLFYAWSAVVAGGVLLFAFVQAEYAAAAMATGMLICLVLTLGLPKLGRKKTL, from the coding sequence GTGCGTGAATATCTCCTGGTCTGTGTCGTCGCCGCGACGATCACGTTCCTGGCGACCCCTGCGGTCCGGTGGTTGGCAGTGCGCTTCGGCGCCGTCACCCCGGTGCGCGGACGTGACGTGCACTCGATCCCGGTGCCACGCCTCGGCGGAGTGGCGATGCTCATCGGATTCGGCGGATCAGCCCTGGTGGCATCCCAACTGCCTTATCTGTCGCAGTTGTTCAACACTCCCGAACTGGTCGGGGTGCTGATCGGGGCGCTCATCATCACCGGCATCGGCGCGATCGACGACTTCATCGAGTTGGACGCCGTCACCAAGTTCGCCGGCCAGATGATCGCGGCCGGTGTCATGGCCTTCGCCGGAGTGCAGTTGGCGACCGTGCCGTACGGGGGCGCCATCACCTACTTGCCGCAGGCAATCCTGGTGCCGCTCACCATCTTCGTGGTGATCGCGACAACCAACGCGGTCAATTTCGCCGACGGTCTGGACGGCTTGGCAGCCGGCATGGTCGCCATCGCGGCCGCTGCATTCTTCGTGTGGGTCTATACCGCCAGCCCGCCCAACTTCGATCCGCCGACCGTCTTCTCCACCCCGGCGTTCATCCTGGCCGCATTGGTCGGCTGCTGCGCCGGATTCCTGCCGCACAACTTCCACCCCGCCAAGTTGTTCATGGGGGACGCCGGCGCGCTGCTGCTCGGGCTGCTGCTCGCTGCGGCGACGATCTCCTTCACCGGCAACTTCGATCCCAGCAACACCCCGCAGCGCAGTTCGGCGCTGGTGGCGTTCTGGTTGCCGATCGCACTGCCCCTGTCGATCCTGGCTGTGCCCATCCTCGACGTGATCCTCGCGATCCGCAGGCGAGGGCTGAAATTCTGGAAGCCGGACGCCAAGCACCTGCACCACAAGATGCTCAGCATCGGCCATCCGCACCGCCAGGCGGTGCTGCTCTTCTACGCGTGGTCGGCCGTCGTGGCAGGGGGAGTGTTGCTGTTCGCCTTCGTCCAGGCCGAGTACGCCGCGGCAGCAATGGCGACCGGCATGCTGATCTGTCTGGTGCTCACTCTCGGCTTGCCGAAATTGGGCCGGAAGAAGACTTTGTGA
- a CDS encoding AtpZ/AtpI family protein, which produces MSPRMQRPTHAKSDQLASNVTAILIAGPLLYTALGFFADRWLDTKPWLTLLGLLIGAALSMYLVWIRYGNPGDKAAESEPSVPTSPDQGEA; this is translated from the coding sequence ATGAGCCCGCGCATGCAGCGTCCGACGCACGCGAAGTCCGACCAGCTCGCCTCCAACGTCACCGCCATCCTGATTGCCGGGCCCCTGCTGTACACCGCGCTGGGGTTCTTCGCCGATCGCTGGCTCGACACCAAGCCCTGGCTGACGCTGCTCGGACTGCTGATCGGCGCGGCCCTGTCGATGTACCTCGTCTGGATCCGATACGGTAACCCCGGCGACAAAGCTGCAGAGTCCGAACCAAGTGTCCCCACCTCGCCCGACCAAGGTGAAGCGTGA
- a CDS encoding L-threonylcarbamoyladenylate synthase, with translation MIFDCSTEQGRTDGVAAAVEAARMGRCVVLPTDTVYGIGTDAFSAAGVDALLAAKGRGREMPPPVLIGDMGAVDGLATAVPSYARRLMEAFWPGALTLVFRSQPSLAWDLGDTNGTVGLRIPDDEVALEVLRAAGPMAVSSANRTGAPTATTITEAGFAFGPAVEVYLDAGVREGGVPSTILDCTKADPVVLRAGAITAEQLREVLGSVELLDPEADLRAFAENAEDYERPADVDPETGERMPVDLAKPGDDAQPSTDEIHSADGAADFASDAGGDVSVGTEAERPAEAAPEPVDEPHGHDAATQTPDHSSETHHPSDENPNTEVNR, from the coding sequence GTGATCTTCGACTGCAGCACCGAGCAGGGCCGCACTGACGGTGTGGCAGCCGCGGTCGAGGCTGCCCGGATGGGGCGGTGCGTGGTGCTCCCGACCGACACCGTCTACGGCATCGGCACCGATGCCTTCAGCGCGGCCGGCGTCGATGCCCTCCTTGCCGCCAAGGGGCGCGGACGTGAGATGCCGCCCCCCGTGCTCATCGGCGACATGGGCGCTGTCGACGGTCTGGCCACCGCGGTGCCGTCGTACGCGCGCCGGCTGATGGAAGCCTTCTGGCCCGGCGCACTCACCCTCGTCTTCCGGTCGCAGCCATCGCTGGCCTGGGATCTCGGCGATACCAACGGCACCGTCGGCCTGCGCATCCCGGACGACGAGGTGGCGCTCGAGGTGCTGCGCGCGGCCGGCCCGATGGCGGTGAGTTCGGCCAATCGCACCGGTGCGCCGACCGCGACCACGATCACCGAGGCAGGCTTTGCGTTCGGCCCTGCCGTCGAGGTCTACCTCGACGCCGGAGTGCGCGAGGGGGGCGTGCCCTCCACGATCCTCGACTGCACCAAGGCCGACCCGGTGGTGCTGCGCGCAGGAGCGATCACCGCGGAGCAGTTGCGTGAGGTGCTCGGTTCGGTCGAACTGCTCGACCCCGAAGCCGATCTGCGTGCGTTCGCTGAGAATGCCGAGGACTACGAGCGTCCGGCAGACGTCGACCCCGAGACCGGCGAGCGCATGCCGGTCGATCTGGCCAAGCCCGGGGACGACGCCCAGCCCTCAACCGACGAGATCCACTCCGCCGACGGCGCAGCTGACTTCGCATCGGATGCCGGCGGCGACGTCTCCGTAGGAACCGAGGCGGAGCGGCCGGCTGAAGCGGCACCGGAACCAGTGGATGAACCGCATGGCCATGATGCCGCCACCCAGACTCCGGACCACTCGTCCGAGACGCACCACCCATCCGATGAAAACCCCAACACCGAGGTGAATCGATGA
- the glyA gene encoding serine hydroxymethyltransferase, with the protein MTTPFYGADYEALEQFDPEIAGVLVDEVTRIRSGLQLIASENLSSPAVITALGSTLTNKYAEGYPGRRYYGGCSVVDRAENLAIERAKELFGAEHANVQAHSGASANQAVYGAFMQPGDTILAMALPMGGHLTHGTKVSFSGKWFNAVHYGVDKETENIDYDEVERLAKEHKPKVICAGGSAIPRLIDFEFFRKLADEVGAIFWVDAAHFIGLVAGKAIPSPVPYADVVTFTTHKVLRGPRSGALVSKAEHAAKLDKAVFPMMQGGPQMHTIAAKAVNFKECATPEYQQYAKDVIANAQQLATSLGEKGIRPTTGGTDTHLSLHDLQGVGVTGADAELRADAAGIVLNKNAIPFDPQKPNVASGIRVGTPSVTTQGMGTEEMKVIAELIHKAITEGDGNPESAISEEVRGGVEDLCKRFPAYPQN; encoded by the coding sequence ATGACCACGCCCTTCTACGGCGCCGACTACGAGGCGCTGGAGCAGTTCGACCCCGAGATCGCGGGAGTTCTCGTCGACGAAGTGACCCGCATCCGCAGCGGCCTGCAGTTGATCGCCAGCGAAAACCTGTCCAGCCCCGCGGTGATCACCGCGCTCGGGTCGACGCTGACCAACAAGTACGCCGAGGGCTACCCGGGTCGCCGCTACTACGGCGGTTGCTCCGTGGTCGACCGTGCCGAGAACCTCGCGATCGAGCGGGCCAAGGAGCTCTTCGGCGCCGAGCACGCCAACGTCCAGGCCCATTCCGGAGCCAGCGCCAACCAGGCCGTCTACGGCGCATTCATGCAGCCGGGCGACACCATCCTGGCGATGGCGCTGCCGATGGGTGGCCACCTCACGCACGGTACGAAGGTCAGCTTCTCGGGCAAGTGGTTCAACGCGGTGCACTACGGCGTCGACAAGGAGACCGAGAACATCGACTACGACGAGGTCGAGCGCCTGGCCAAGGAGCACAAGCCGAAGGTGATCTGTGCCGGCGGCTCGGCCATTCCGCGCCTCATCGACTTCGAGTTCTTCCGCAAGCTCGCCGACGAGGTCGGTGCGATCTTCTGGGTCGACGCCGCTCACTTCATCGGCCTGGTGGCCGGCAAGGCGATCCCGAGCCCGGTGCCGTACGCCGATGTGGTCACCTTCACCACGCACAAGGTGCTGCGCGGCCCGCGTTCCGGCGCTCTGGTGAGCAAGGCCGAGCACGCCGCCAAGCTCGACAAGGCCGTCTTCCCGATGATGCAGGGTGGCCCGCAGATGCACACCATCGCGGCCAAGGCCGTCAACTTCAAGGAGTGCGCGACCCCGGAGTACCAGCAGTACGCCAAGGACGTCATCGCCAACGCGCAGCAGCTGGCAACCTCGTTGGGGGAGAAGGGCATTCGCCCGACCACCGGCGGCACCGACACCCACCTGTCGTTGCACGACCTGCAGGGCGTGGGCGTCACCGGCGCCGATGCCGAACTGCGAGCGGACGCCGCCGGCATCGTCCTCAACAAGAACGCCATCCCCTTCGACCCGCAGAAGCCGAATGTGGCCTCGGGCATCCGCGTGGGCACCCCGTCGGTGACCACCCAGGGCATGGGCACGGAGGAGATGAAGGTCATCGCCGAGCTCATCCACAAGGCGATCACCGAAGGCGACGGCAACCCCGAGAGCGCCATCTCCGAGGAAGTGCGCGGCGGAGTTGAAGACCTCTGCAAGCGCTTCCCGGCGTACCCTCAGAACTGA